In the genome of Pseudorca crassidens isolate mPseCra1 chromosome 12, mPseCra1.hap1, whole genome shotgun sequence, one region contains:
- the HRH4 gene encoding LOW QUALITY PROTEIN: histamine H4 receptor (The sequence of the model RefSeq protein was modified relative to this genomic sequence to represent the inferred CDS: substituted 2 bases at 2 genomic stop codons), with the protein MVSGSETPLEGGAKALNKTEELSVTFVLNHPKELKVTAGVISIPLYIPHRLFNWKFEDNISAFWLTIDYLLCTTSVYNIVLISFDQYQSVSNAVPYRAQHTGILKIVVLMVAVWVVAFLVHGPIILVSEAXKNGKGDCEPGFLTEWYILALMVLLEFMIPVLLMAYFNMXIYWSLWKCGNLSRWHSRFTSVSSSSYGRSFRSGLFSRTSFSNPEEAAASLRSEKPRRKSRLLFSLIAQPNSVTASKTGSLSHSDSLVLQQSEHLELCRGRKLAKSLAILLGVFATCWAPYSLFTIIRSISPTDLSLSATAVYEFTFWLQRFNSFDNPFLYSLCHKRFQKAFLKIICVKKQSIPSHNRSTSS; encoded by the exons ATGGTTTCAGGTTCTGAAACTCCTTTGGAAGGAGGCGCAAAAGCACTCAACAAGACAGAGGAACTGAGCGTGACATTCGTATTAAACCATCCCAAAGAACTCAAGGTGACAGCAG GTGTGATCTCCATTCCTTTGTACATCCCTCACAGGCTGTTCAACTGGAAGTTTGAAGATAACATCTCTGCATTTTGGCTCACTATTGACTATCTTTTGTGCACAACATCTGTGTATAACATTGTACTCATCAGCTTTGATCAATACCAGTCAGTCTCAAATGCT GTACCTTACAGAGCTCAGCACACTGGGATCTTGAAGATTGTGGTTCTGATGGTGGCCGTCTGGGTAGTGGCCTTCTTAGTGCATGGGCCAATAATTCTAGTTTCAGAGGCCTAGAAGAATGGGAAGGGGGATTGTGAACCTGGATTCCTAACAGAATGGTATATCCTTGCCCTCATGGTACTGTTGGAATTCATGATCCCAGTCTTGTTGATGGCTTATTTCAACATGTAGATTTACTGGAGCCTATGGAAGTGTGGTAATCTCAGTAGGTGGCACTCTAGATTCACTTCTGTCTCTTCCAGTAGCTATGGACGCTCATTCAGGAGTGGACTGTTTTCAAGGACATCTTTTTCTAACCCAGAGGAAGCAGCAGCATCCCTTCGTTCAGAGAAACCAAGAAGAAAGAGCAGGCTCTTGTTTTCCTTAATAGCCCAGCCAAATAGTGTAACTGCTTCCAAAACGGGCTCCCTCTCCCATTCAGATTCCCTTGTTCTTCAACAAAGCGAACATCTTGAGCTGTGCAGAGGCAGGAAATTAGCCAAGTCACTGGCCATTCTCTTAGGTGTTTTTGCCACTTGCTGGGCTCCCTACTCTCTGTTCACAATTATTCGTTCAATATCCCCCACAGACCTCAGTCTGTCAGCAACAGCTGTGTATGAGTTCACATTTTGGCTTCAGAGGTTCAATTCCTTTGACAATCCTTTTTTGTATTCGCTGTGTCACAAGCGTTTTCAGAAGGctttcttgaaaataatttgtgtGAAAAagcagtccataccatcacacaaTCGGTCAACGTCCTCTTAA